The following nucleotide sequence is from Photobacterium gaetbulicola Gung47.
TGGTCTCGACGATGGTGCTCTCGCGGTTAAGGTGGTTAAAAGCGTCGACCAGAGACGAAATATTATTGGCGACAAGGCTACCGCGGGCAAGGTCGGTAAGTCTTTCTGGGTGACCATTGAGTTCGGTGGCGATTTTCCGCTCGGCGCGCTGGCGGGATTTAACACCGGGAAGGATTGGCTGTGCTGCGGTGTGGAGGCTGATTTGCGCTAGAAGTTGTTCGAGTTCCTGCTGGGCGGCTTGGGCGTGTTGGTAAAGCTCATCGAAATTCTGGTAAGGCTGGCTTAATGCTTCTTGTCTGAAGCTCGGAATTGAAAATAAGCCGCTTAGGGAACGTTGGAAGTTATCCTTGGTGTCTTGTGTTGGGGATGGAAGCTTAAACTCCGGATCACTAAATTGTGGTACTGCTGCATTGGCAACTGGGCCACGCCCGAAAACACATAACAGAACAAAACACGTTCTGAACAAAGACTTCGCGATCATTGGATCTCCTTGGTATCACCGCTTCAATATCAAGCGGTACACTTAAGATATCTGGGCAAAGGCTGGCTTTTCAATATGAACCTAGGCGAAAAGCTGGCAGTGAATCATCATCCTGTGAGCAGCTTCCCAATCAGAATATTTACTGTGTGATCTCTACCAAAAATAGGAATTTCTCCTTTGTAGGGCAGATGGCGGAAAATTGAGCGCATGGCCCTGTTTGAGCGCTTCCCTACAGTGAGTGCTCTGTCGAATACGGTTCCTTTACGGCTTAAAGGGTTTGCGATCATAAAGGGATATACGTAGCTAGGGTGAGGAATGTTAGAATCCAAGGGTGAGGCAACTGAAGAGGTAAATGATGCAACAAAGTTTAATGATTATTTTTGCGGCGATTTGGCTCGCGATGGCAGCAGGTAGCTATATGTTGTTTCAGCGAGGGACGGATGTCGCAAGGAAGCGTAAGTTGTGGCCGAGATATACCATTGCCAGCAATGTTGTGATTGCTGCGGTGATTGTATACGCCCAGCCGCCACTGCCGATGATGATAGGTTTGCTGGTGTTTATGGTGCCGTTAACGTGGTTGACTATTCGTTCGACTAAATTTTGTGATGGCTGTGGTAGCCCATCACGCGCGCCATTTTTTATGAAGCCACCTGAGAAGTGTTCCCACTGCCAGCAAAAGCTCTGAGCGGCGGTTAAGTTTTTTAGGCGCAGGCTCTTTCTTCGAGCGGGGGGCTGTCAAATTGAATGCCCTGCCAGCCATATTTCATGAAGTGGCGAATGTTTTGATGATCGGTTGCGTCGGGGTGCTGAAGGACATCATTGCGGTAATAGTCGCCAAAACAGGCAAGGGTTTCAGCTTCTGATAATTGGTTAAGCTTGGCAAAAGCGAAAATCCGGCAGGAGCCCTCGTTGGTTCCAGCTTCATTGAACAAGGTGTCGTTACCAAGACCATTGGTAAAGGCTGTGGGTTGATAGGTGTAATTCTGCTCAATAATGGTTATCACCTCAGTGAAAGAGACCGTCTGAGGGTGTGATTTCAGCTTCGCAAGTAGCGTTTCCATAGCAATTATCCTTTTACTGAGGGGGCGAAATTAAGTTTATCGCCCCATCGTTACAAGCGGTTTAACGATTACCTGACTTTTTTGCCTGCTGTTTTAGTTCAAAGTCCAGCTCATCCGGGAATACCACAAGACCATCTTCATCTTGGTTCGGGAAAATAACGATGGCCAGTTCATCGTCCTCCAGGCCGTATGTCCATCGGCTGTGCCATTTGTTCAATGAAATCGCTTCGGCTTTGCAGTTTTCCCACTCGCCTGTTGCCCAAGATTCGGCAAATTCTTTGTTTGGCCATACTGGTACACAGTCCTCGTCATCTGTATTGAGCATGACGCAACCATGTTCATCTGTCAGAATCCAGATTTCGCGGTTACTCACCACTTCTTTCACCAAATACTTATAGCGCTGTTCAGCGTCATAGGCTTGAATCTGTTCAATTTGGCTTGGTTCTAACGGTGTGGACATTTGTATTTTCCTGTTACCCATAGTAGTAGCGTCATAGCATAGAGGAAAATTAGACTTTAGTCATGAAAATAGCCTTAACCGTACTGGATAAGGCTATTAAATAATTGGGGGGAGGTGACGAGTTAACGCAAGGTATATGGAACGCGGACAGTAAGCTGGAAATCAGGCGCATCGGCGGTTAAGCCCGCACTCACCCCAACGTTTAATGTGGTCTCAGGATTAATTGCATAGTTTGCTCCCATGGAGATGGAGTCGAGTTGCAGCAGCTTGGCATCGGATGGTGTCGAACCGTCAACTTTCGATTTTAAAATTGTTCTGTGGCTAAGGCCCAGGCTGAAAGAAAATTTTGGGTTTACGGAAAAACCCATACCGGCGCTGAATCCGACCGTATCACCGAGGTCGATTTCATTTCTCACCGACTCACCATCAATTTCAGAGGTGACATCATCTTTGATGTTCCAGATATAACTGAGGTTGGCATAGATAACGGCTGGATCCATCGGCATGATCATGGTGACGCTGGGCTCAATGCTGGGGAACCCTGAACCGGTGGGGAGTTCCTCGAAGCCGAACTGGGTATCCACTGGTACATCGTAGGGGGAGGTGCCTGTTGTCGTCTTGAATCTTAACCCTGCAATCCAGTATGGCGCGGTATCCATATTGATTTGATACTTGAACGCTGCCTCAATGTCGCCGAGATCGCTGCTGTCAAACGTCCGGGTTTCGGCTGAATCACTCCCTGAATTGACACTTCTGCGTGATATGGAGTCATAACGATAAACCCAGGGGATTCTGGCTTCTACTTCAAGACGGTTAGTGATCCCGTAGCGTCCGGTGAGGCCGAAGGTTAGGGTTGTACGATCTGTGTCATTAGCCTCAATGAGGCCAACAATAAGAGAGGGTAGGACAGTGTAGCCTACCACCGATACGGTATTCGATGAGTTTTGTGTAAAAGATAAGCTGGTATCTAGTACAAACGAGCCTTTGGGCGTCAAGACTCCAGGCAGCTCTGGGTCAAGGAGATCGCCAAAGGTTTGTACGCGTTTTGGCTTTTGGTTAGGTTGCGTTGGCTCTGTCGTTTGCTCGGTTTCAGCTGCGACTGTCCCTGATATCAAAGCAAGAAGCGCGATAAAGCTTTTGTTATTGAAAGTACTCACGATTTCCTCACTTAATTCACTTAGCTTACCCATAAGTAATAATGTGGTTATTGCTTTATATAGCTATGCAATAAAAATCTGATAGCTTTGGATAAGAAAATAATAGTAGAGGTGAGAATTATATGGTAACTGGGAATCTTATTCTTGGTCTTAATATTGAGAAAGGTGATTTTATTTCTTGTGTTTGAGAAAGTGAAAATATTGTTTATTAAATGAAGCACAATTCTAATTATTGAAAAAGTGAGAATGAATTTCATATTTTTAACGATATAAGCGCAGGGAATTAAAAGGAAAAGTTCATAATGAAAAGCACAAAAAATTATTAAAAATAATACAGGAAGTTTTCTTGCCAACACTATAGTTAAATTATCTCGCGAACACGGCGAGTGATTATAAAAAAATAACTACTCAATATATTTGGAGTATGACCATGCGTAAAACACATATCGCACTTTTAGTAGCAGTTGTTAGCTCTCCACTTGCGCTAGCGAACGATTACCAACCATATAATCCTTACTACCCATCATATGATGATGGTACTGATAAAACAATTACTGACTCTTACAACAAAGATATTGATAAAACAGCAACGCTTGATGTTGATAAAGAGTACTCAATTACAGATTCATACAACCAAGACAATGACACTCTTAAAATGAAAGATGTGAATAACACTTACAGCAAAGAGTGGACAGATAACAGCATGAATGACTACAGCCAGGATATCGATATCACTGAGTTGCAATCATACCATGTCGCAAAATCTGAATTGCACGGTTACGTGACCTATTCAGACGTAGAATACGGCGGTGCATGTTGTGAGGGCGGATATGGCGGCCACGGCGGCTACGGTTATGGCCCATCATCACCATCTTCGCTGACTGTTAAGCACAGCAATGATATGACTGGTGCATTCTCAGGAGCTTCAGGTATCAACATTGCGGGTCAAAACGCGGGTAATAACTCTTTGGTACAACAGAGTGCTAGCACCAACGCGGTCTTGGCGGGTAATTAATACATAACTGAGAGCTGCTTAGCAGCTCTCAGGAGGATGTCATGAAATATTTAACACTGATGGTGGCTCTATTTATTACATTTGATACAGCAGCTACTGATGAGTTGGATATTCTAGCAAGTTCTGAAGTATTGACTGAAGACTTTATGACCCACTCTCGGGGTGGTGAATATGAATTAGAAACTGAAAGTCTTCAGGCAAGTTCAGAAATGTATGGCGATGTTACAGGTAATAGTGCGTATAACAACAATTCTGGGAATAATATTATTGACGGTGGCGCGTTAAGTAATTCTTCTGGAGTTTATAATATCGTACAAAACACCGGTAGTAATGTATTGATTCAAAATGCAACCGTGATAAACCTGACATTGAAGTAATTGTTAGTCTATCTTTGCTGGCATTAAGCTGTCAGCAAAAAACCAAATGTTGACCTTTTGGTTTCGCAGGGCGTAACAACAAATGCTTCTGGTTTATAAGTAATTAATTTTATGAGATTAGTCTTGACCAAATGGACTTGTAAAAACTATTACAAATACAATTTTGGAGTAAAACCATGCTAAAAACTAAAATTATGCTATTAGCAGCTCTAGTCGCATCACCTATGGCATTGGCAGATGGTGGTAGTTATGGTGGCGGTTACGGTGACAGTTATGGTGGCGGTTACGGTGACAGTTATGGTGGCGGTTATGGCGATAGCTATGGTGGCGACGATTACAATGATTATGACAATGTCACCATCGAGGGAAGCTTTAACAAAACGCTCACCGTGAACACCGATAAGTCAATTAACAAGACTTACACTGAAGATTATGTAGGTAATGAAGACAACGACAAGTTGATCATGAAAAATGTTGGTAACACCTACGACAAAGTTCTAGAAGATAACTCTCATAATGATTGGTCTGTTGTTTCAAAAGGCCATCATGAGTGGGAAGAATTGCTGGCAGAATCTTTGATTGACGGTGCGGTAATGGGTAATACTGTGACATACGGCGGCGCATGCTGTAAGGGTAGTTCAGCCGATGTTTATGTCGATCATGCCAATACAATGCACAGTGGTTACCAAGCGGCCTCAGGTATCAACATTGCCGGCCAGAACGTAGGTAACAACTCAATGGTACAACAAACTACAAGCACCAATGCAGCGCTTGTTGGCTCAGGTGGCGCAACCCTACCAGGTGGTGGTGGTGGCTCATACTAAAATCCTAAGGGCCGAAAGGCCCTTTCTTGCTTCCATCCTGGGGTGAGAACTAAGAAATATATTGTTTGATAGGCGTTAGCGCATGAAAAAGTTGGTTATTATACTTATCAGCGTATTAGCATCATCCAGTCTTCAGGCGTTAGACTACTTCCCTAGCCGGGGGGGGTATAATATTGAAGTCAAAAGCTACCAAGAACAGTTGTTCGGTGATGTTTTTAGGCAGCAATATGATTTTAGCTGTGGCTCAGCGGCAGTAGCGTCATTATTGACTTACCATTACGATATTGAATCTCAAGAAAATACAATATTCGAATTTATGTTTAAGCATGGAGATAAAGAGCAGATAGAGAAACAAGGTTTTTCGATGTTGGATATGAAAAATTATCTAAATTCTGTAGGTCTCGATGCCAATGGCTATAATATTCCTTTAGAGAAATTTCATGATTTACGTATCCCAGCAATAACCATTGTAAATTTTGACGGTTATATGCATTTTGTTGTAATTAAAGGGATAAATCAGAAGAACGTGATTTTGGGTGATCCCTCTAGAGGTACGTTGCTGATTCCTATCGATGATTTTAAACAGGTCTACAAAGGAACAGTATTGTTGGTGAAAAACCGAGTTGAGCAAGGTCGAGGAAGTTTTATCACCGCAGATAATTACAATATATATAATCCATCTCCCGTGTCAGAGGCTGTTGTTAGAGACTCATTATCAACGTTTAGTATTACTCTGCCTGGTAGTAATGATTATTAGAGGCTAGTATGAAAAAGTTAACACGGTTAATTTTTGCATCGACACTAGGGGCTTCGGCTCTTATCACACATGCATCTATTGGTTTCCTTAATATTGACAGCTTGGGTTTAACCACTCTCAGCGATGATGAAATGTCCTCGCTAAGGGGCGGTTTTGTGTCCATTAATGATAATATTATTAATATCGGTTTGTCCGTGACTACAGAAGTGAACGGCGAGACGGTTTTAAACACCCATGTGGCAGACTTTACTATAAGCAACGGTATTCTTACCAGCCATGATGGTACACGTACCTATGACTACAGCGACCCGTTGAAGATCATCAGTGTAGGTGAGAACAATATTATCAATACCAGTGCTACTCAAGATGCAATAGGCTTTGTTGTGCAAAATTCGGCTGATAATACAGCCATCAAAACGGAAACAGTGCTTGATATTGAAGCTGATATTCAGGGCTTTAACAGGCAGAACCTGTTCAATAATCGGCTTGAGCATGCGATTTTACATAACGGGTATTAAACCGGTTGCAATAATATTTTGTGGTTTGGTACTTTTTTACCATCTAAAACATTGTTTTCTTAACAATGTTTTTTTTATTTCCAAATCGATAAAGTATCACTTTAGGGAAAGTTCATTTTTTTTCTTGTTTTTTTTAATTTTTAACTTGTTGATATAACTATAAGTTAAGTTTGTTGATGTGTGTTTATATCTCTTTTGCTTATATTTCTTACCTTTGAAACGTACCAAAGTATAAAAAGTTAACCTATATTTTCATTACTAATAAAATAAATATAAGTTGATAGAAGGTGGCTTCGATGATGACTCAAAGTCAAAATAAATCAATAGATGGTCGTTTAGTAGCACTGGGATGTAACTACGAACCTTGGATTGCGCTATTAGAACAATCTGGATGGAAAACCCACTGTTGTTATGATTTACGTACGGTTGACTCAATTCTGGAAGAATACAGTCCGTGTATCTGTGTAGTCGATTTAAGCAATAATGACTTTAGCTTGAATAGTATTTCATTAAGGGCGAATAAAACCAAACAAGTAAAATGGATTGCCATTATCAAGAAGGAGCAATTGAAAACGGATGCAATCTGCCAGTTTATCAATAACTTCTGCATTGATTATTTTACTGTTCCAATCCCGAGTAGTCATATGCTGAGCACAATTGGCCACCAATTAGGGATGCTCGAGATTGAATCAAGTTCATGGGTTGAGATCACTTCGCAGCATGACATGGGGTTATATGGTGAGTCAAAGTCTATCAAACAACTGCGCGATATGGTCCGCCGTGTGGCGATGACGGAAGTGAATGTGTTCCTTACGGGGGAGAATGGTACCGGTAAGGAGCTGATTGCCAAATCTATCCACAATCTTTCCAAGCGCAAGAATACCCCCTTTATCGCTGTTAATTGTGCATCGCTCAATCATGATGATGAAAACATGTCGTTGCTTGATGGCAGTTACCGCCAAGAAGACGGGACACCGTTTAACGGCACCCTGATGCTGGATAATGTGGATGAGCTCTCGAAAGAGATGCAGGAGAAGCTGCTTGCTTACCTTCAGGCCCCAACCTCCGACAGCCTAGAAGGTGAAGCCTCAGGGGATGTGCGTATCATTGCTTCGACCAGTGCAGACCTAGATGCAGCGGTAGCAAACGGGACATTCAGTAAAGAGTTGTATTATCGCCTGAACGTATTCCATATCAAGGTACCAACACTGCGCGAGCGCGGCTCAGATATTTTCTTGCTTGCAGAGACGTTCCTGACCAAGTTTGCGCGTGAATACAGTACGATGGCCTCATCTTTCTCTGAAGACTCTAAGCAGCTACTGTTGCGTTATAGTTGGCCAGGTAATGTACGCGAGTTGATCAATCAGGTGAAACGGGCGGCCTTGCTTGCAGAGGGTAACGAGGTGAAAGCTGAGCATTTTGACCTGCCGAGTAAATCCAACCTCAAGCAAAGCCTTCGCAACATCAAAGATGAAGCCGAAAAAGACGTGTTGGTTGCTGTGCTTGAGACCCACCGCGGACAAGTGGCTTCAGCAGCAAAAGATCTGGGGGTGTCGCGAGCAACAATGTACCGATTGCTGAATAAGCACAATATTGTCCCTGATGTTCGCCATTACAATAATGGCTACGCCAGAGACTGAGCCATTTAAAAAGAATGAATCGGCCCCGAAAGGGGCCTTTTTTATGATACAGGATCGAATTATTTTTGTGGTCAATGTATTTTTGCAAGGGACGGAGGATGTATCATTTTTCAGCTATTTTGGCTGAAATTTTCTGCTAATAGATATTCTCAGTGCGATAAAAATGCAATAATTCGAGCCGTGAATTAAATCAAGCAGCAATGCAAATAATAAAAGGAATCTGATGTTTAGCTTATCTTTACGGCAGAAGTTGGCTGTCTCAGCAAGTATTGCCATTATCTTGGGTGGCGCTTTGGTCACTGCACTCTCGTTCGTTTCTTCCCTTGAGCGCCTTGACGAAGATCTCAATGCTAGGTTGCGAGGGATCGCGCAAGCTTACAATGAGTATGTTGTTGACTGGATGGATTCGAAAGCAATGGCACTATCTGCGTTCCCGCAGACTATCGAGGCCAAAGATATTCCGGTTCATCTACGACAAGTGAAAAACTCAGCGGGTTTCGACAATGTATTTTTGGCGTTTACCGATGGCACACAAGTGAACGCAAACCAGATATTGCTCCCAGAGGGAAATAATGACCCGCGGCAGTGGCACTGGTACCAGCACGCCATTGGCCAAAATGGCCAGGTAACGGTGGAAAATCCGACGATTGCCGCGGCAACGGGCGCCAGCGTGGTGTCTATGGGTAAGGCGGTCAATGTCCTAGGCACCCAAGCGGTACTTGGCGCGGACGTAGAAATGAAAAGTATCATTAGCCAGCTTGATAAAGTGGTGTTGCCTGGATCGGGGTATATGTTTATCGCCAATGAGCAAGGTGATATTTTTGCACATGCCGATACCTCGTTGCTTAACCAGCCGACAAACTATAAAGACAGTGATTTAACTCGTCAGTTGCTGACACGTCTGGCTAGCGGGAGTCATGCTGAGCGCGTGGTGATCAATGGCAGTGATAGCTACCTTTATGTTGCGCCTATTGCGGGTAAGCCACTGCAAACTGTTATCGTCATCGATGCCAAATCAGTCTTGGAGCCGTTATACAGTACCTTGTACGAGCATGTGTTCATGA
It contains:
- a CDS encoding hypothetical protein (COG2357), encoding MIAKSLFRTCFVLLCVFGRGPVANAAVPQFSDPEFKLPSPTQDTKDNFQRSLSGLFSIPSFRQEALSQPYQNFDELYQHAQAAQQELEQLLAQISLHTAAQPILPGVKSRQRAERKIATELNGHPERLTDLARGSLVANNISSLVDAFNHLNRESTIVETKNRFKQPASSGYRDLKVLVQLPETGLIAEVQLHLDTIAEIKSGPEHDIYESIQHIERQAGQEQRVLNDIEVAKIKVLRQQSQQMYQQAWHQYLQPEPLAMAS
- a CDS encoding hypothetical protein (COG3271), with amino-acid sequence MKKLVIILISVLASSSLQALDYFPSRGGYNIEVKSYQEQLFGDVFRQQYDFSCGSAAVASLLTYHYDIESQENTIFEFMFKHGDKEQIEKQGFSMLDMKNYLNSVGLDANGYNIPLEKFHDLRIPAITIVNFDGYMHFVVIKGINQKNVILGDPSRGTLLIPIDDFKQVYKGTVLLVKNRVEQGRGSFITADNYNIYNPSPVSEAVVRDSLSTFSITLPGSNDY
- a CDS encoding sigma-54 dependent transcriptional regulator (COG1221,COG2204); its protein translation is MMTQSQNKSIDGRLVALGCNYEPWIALLEQSGWKTHCCYDLRTVDSILEEYSPCICVVDLSNNDFSLNSISLRANKTKQVKWIAIIKKEQLKTDAICQFINNFCIDYFTVPIPSSHMLSTIGHQLGMLEIESSSWVEITSQHDMGLYGESKSIKQLRDMVRRVAMTEVNVFLTGENGTGKELIAKSIHNLSKRKNTPFIAVNCASLNHDDENMSLLDGSYRQEDGTPFNGTLMLDNVDELSKEMQEKLLAYLQAPTSDSLEGEASGDVRIIASTSADLDAAVANGTFSKELYYRLNVFHIKVPTLRERGSDIFLLAETFLTKFAREYSTMASSFSEDSKQLLLRYSWPGNVRELINQVKRAALLAEGNEVKAEHFDLPSKSNLKQSLRNIKDEAEKDVLVAVLETHRGQVASAAKDLGVSRATMYRLLNKHNIVPDVRHYNNGYARD